A window of Aythya fuligula isolate bAytFul2 chromosome 22, bAytFul2.pri, whole genome shotgun sequence contains these coding sequences:
- the C22H11orf1 gene encoding UPF0686 protein C11orf1 homolog, which translates to MPKNRFYSSLLGSFKHGERQTDRDSTSKFFQYGWRCTTNEDDYSNKTLIGNWNEERYDIQKIVQPKPLPSQDLDENLTGFQATSLNWNLLQINQLHSPAT; encoded by the exons ATGCCCAAGAACCGCTTTTACAGCTCCCTCCTTGGCTCCTTCAAGCATGGGGAAAGGCAGACAGACAGGGACAGCACTTCTAAGTTTTTCCAGTACGGCTGGAGGTGCACCACCAATGAGGATGATTACTCAAACAAAACCCTTATTGGGAACTGGAATGAGGAGCGCTACGATATACAGAAAATTGTACAGCCCAAGCCCCTTCCTTCCCAG GATTTGGACGAGAACCTCACTGGTTTCCAGGCCACCAGCCTGAACTGGAACCTCCTTCAAATAAATCAACTGCACAGTCCTGCTACATGA
- the FDXACB1 gene encoding ferredoxin-fold anticodon-binding domain-containing protein 1, translated as MAAQRRVLLLGEGNFSFAASLGGDAGTSVVATCYESEEEVSARGRAVENIQRLRERGAEVMFSVDCTRLKDYFFPAKREFDCIYFNFPHCGRKAGVVKNRELLSHFFHSCAEVLTEEGEIHVALCNGQGGTPADQPRREWHNSWQIVAVAAGAGFILSNVQPFKAETIHGYKCTGYRSQDKSFCIEGALNHIFTRSMPLVYFKPMICEIELESRRISFQVPQVLVDKINRGFLEVNSNHPVQTVKEKLTAVLSQAFPLQSIDYCLSLLFQGHLNGVCHSNIFWIVLSPEETPSTEEMASGQANAILFSHVDFYRDTDDNVQERCQIAKQYCLRPSLLPHAQAVIKSAAFVPGTLYVFSGPVFRKCLISPYSMPVFHEMVFVCAVNRGTENSCREMLVDKIKNSIHSLHQTVSGFPLTISLQKATCSETTELNDFAAFESQLSKVQYFLCMEVDTLDSSEKCSCVGVIRTAPYELASSDFVIVSASLNLDLIAMLLCGIQDWRMLWTSDTRFLRQFPRGELRLFKSFSLYPPSYVHDVSFWVPDGEQFDEAAFHTIARQVSGEMVTSIQLIDSFHQSETGRKSLCYRVAFQSCDKALSRREAVAMQLLCREELKQRLHVALR; from the exons ATGGCAGCGCAGCGCcgggtcctgctgctgggagaaggCAACTTCTCCTTCGCCGCCTCCCTCGGTGGGGATGCAGGGACCAGCGTCGTGGCCACTTGCTACGAGAGCGAGGAGGAGGTGTCCGCACGGGGCAGAGCTGTGGAGAACATTCAGCGGCTGCGGGAGAGGG gagCTGAAGTTATGTTTTCTGTCGACTGCACCAGGCTGAAGGActattttttcccagcaaaaagagaatttgactgcatttatttcaaCTTCCCTCACTGTGGGAGAAAAGCTGGGGTAGTGAAGAACAGGGAGCTTCTTTCCCACTTTTTCCATAG CTGTGCAGAAGTGCTGACAGAGGAGGGAGAGATTCATGTGGCTCTTTGCAATGGACAAGGGGGGACACCTGCTGATCAGCCAAGGAGGGAATGGCACAACAGCTGGCAAATagtggctgtggcagcaggagctggattTATCCTGAGTAATGTTCAGCCTTTCAAAGCAGAGACTATCCATGGATATAAATGTACAGGCTACAG GAGTCAAGATAAATCTTTTTGTATAGAAGGTGCTTTAAACCACATTTTCACACGAAGCATGCCACTTGTGTATTTCAAACCTATGATCTGTGAGATAGAACTGGAAAGCCGAAGAATTTCTTTTCAAGTACCACAAGTACTTGTGGATAAAATTAACAG ggGTTTCCTAGAAGTAAATTCAAACCATCCAGTGCAGACAGTAAAGGAGAAGCTCACTGCAGTGCTCAGCCAAGCCTTTCCATTACAAAGCATTGACTActgcctttctctgctcttccaAGGTCACCTCAATGGTGTTTGCCACTCTAATATATTCTGGATTGTTCTGAGCCCAGAGGAGACTCCGAGCACTGAAGAAATGGCTAGTGGGCAGgcaaatgcaattttattttcccatgttGATTTTTATAGGGACACAGATGACAATGTACAAGAGAGATGTCAAATTGCAAAACAGTATTGTCTTAGACCTTCCCTTTTACCTCATGCTCAGGCAGTAATAAAAAGTGCAGCCTTTGTCCCTGGGACACTTTATGTTTTTTCTGGCCCAGTTTTCAGGAAGTGTCTTATCTCCCCTTACTCTATGCCTGTTTTTCATGAGATGGTTTTTGTATGTGCAGTTAACAGAGGTACAGAGAACAGCTGTAGAGAGATGTTAGTGGATAAAATTAAGAACAGCATACATTCTCTTCACCAGACTGTTTCTGGATTTCCACTGACCATCAGTTTGCAGAAAGCAACGTGCTCTGAAACAACTGAGCTCAATGACTTTGCTGCTTTTGAATCTCAGCTCAGTAAAGTTCAGTACTTCCTCTGCATGGAGGTGGATACTTTAGACTCCTCTGAGAAGTGCTCCTGTGTGGGAGTGATAAGGACAGCTCCGTATGAACTAGCAAGCAGCGATTTCGTTATCGTCTCTGCTTCATTGAATCTTGACCTCATAGCCATGCTGCTCTGTGGAATACAAGACTGGCGCATGCTCTGGACATCAGACACACGCTTCCTCCGTCAGTTTCCTCGAGGAGAGCTAAGGCTTTTCAAGAGTTTTTCCCTCTATCCACCTTCCTATGTGCATGATGTCAGCTTTTGGGTTCCCGATGGGGAACAATTTGATGAGGCTGCTTTTCACACCATTGCTAGGCAGGTATCAGGCGAAATGGTCACATCCATCCAGTTAATCGACAGCTTCCATCAGTCAGAGACAGGGAGGAAGAGCCTCTGCTACCGAGTGGCCTTTCAGTCCTGTGACAAGGCCCTGAGCCGCCGGGAGGCAGTGGCGATGCAGCTGCTGTGCCGGGAGGAGCTGAAGCAGCGGCTGCACGTAGCTCTCCGGTAG